CAACTTAAACCACCAGGTTGCGATGGTGAGAAAACTCAGGAAACCCGTCACGTCCGTGACAGTCGTGACGAAGGGCCCCGATGAAATCGCCGGATCGACGCGCAACCGGTCGAGCAGCAGCGGGATGAGCACGCCGCCGAGCGAGCCCGCGACGAGGTTGCAGACGAGAGCCAGGCCGATCACCACGCCGATATTGGCGTTGGTGAACCAGAAGCTGGCCACCGTGCCGGTGATGATGGCGAAGGCGATGCCGTTGATGAAGCCGACGGAGACCTCGCGCCGGACGATGCGCCAGGCGTTACGGGGACCGAGTTCGCGCGTGGCGAGGGCGCGCACCGCGACCGTCATGGTCTGGGTGGCGGCATTGCCGCCCTGGCTCGCCACGATCGGCGCGAGGACGGCGAGCGCCACCATCTCCGCCAGCTGGACCTCAAAGGATTTCAGCACGGTCGTCGCCAGGAAGGCGGTGATCAGGTTGATGAACAGCCAGCGGAAGCGGCCCTTGGCCGTGGTCCAGACGCTGTCGGAGATTTCCTCGTCCGCCTTGACGCCGCCGAGCTGCTTGATGTCGGCATCCGCCTCCTCCTCGATGACGTCGACGATGTCGTCGACGGTCAGGACGCCGACGAGGCGATTGCCCTCGTCCACCACCGGGGCGGAGAGCAGGTTGTAGCGTTCGAACATGAACGCCACGTCCTCCTGGTCCTCGCTCGCCGTGACCGTGCGCGTCTCCTCCTCGAGGATGTCGGTGACCGCCACGGGGCGCTGGGTGCGCAGGAGCCGGTCGAGGCGGACATGGCCCTGGAGGTGATAGCCGGGATCCACCACGAAGATTTCGGTGAAGTCGTCCGGCAGATCCGCGGACTCCCGCAGATGGTCGATCACCTGCCCCACCGTCCAGAAGGGCGGGACGGCGATGAACTCGTCCTTCATGCGCCGGCCGGCCGAGCCCTCCGGATAGTCGAAGGCGCGGCGCAGCGCGAAGCGGTCGCTGGCCGGCAGCTTGTCGAGGATCTCGCTCCGCTCCTCCTCGTCGAGATCCTCGAGGATCGCGACGGCGTCGTCGGTCTCGAGCTCGGCGATGCCCTCGGCGACCTGCTCGGGCTCCATCTCCTCGAGGATCTCGACGCGGATGGTCTCGTCGACCTCGGTCAGTGCGGTGAAATCGAAATCCGCCCCGAGCAACTCGACGAGGCGATTGCGGTCGTCCGGGTCGAGCTGGGCGAGCAGCGCGCCGACATCGGCCTCGTGGGCATCGGAAACAAGCGTCTTCAGGCTCTCGGCATCGGCCTCGCCGAGCATGCCGCAGACGATGTCGACGACCTCGGGCAGCAGCTCCCCATCGTCATCGCGCCAGTCGCGGTCGCGCCATTCGAGTGCACGGGCGAGAGGCGGCTGGGTCTCGACCATGGCGGGCCTCCCGGCGATGCGCGACGAACCATAAGGGAACGAACGTTCTTGGATGCGGCGCAGCGATTTGGCAAGCCGGTGCGGGCTAGCATGGCGCCGCCTGAATCACCGGGATACCAGCCCACATGACCCTCCTCCGGCCCTCACGCCGCCTGATCCTCGGCTCGGCCCTCGCGACGGCCCTGCCCGCCCTCGCCCGGGCGGCCTGCGGCCCGGATGTGCTTGGAACGGCCCGGGTGTTGCCGGTGCGGACCACCGGCGCGCTGAGGGTCGGTCGCAAGAGCTATCCCGCGACCCTGCCGCTCGCGCCGGGCGAGGTCGTCCTGACCTTCGATGACGGCCCCCATCCCGGCACGACCGAGCCGATCCTCGACACCCTTGCCCGCGAATGCGTCAAGGCGACCTTCTTCATGATCGGACGCCAGGCGGAAGCCCACCCTGCCCTCGCCCGCCGCGTGCTGGCGGCCGGGCACACGGTCGGCCACCATTCCAACACCCATCCGATGACGCTGGCGCAGCTGCCGCAGGCCGCGGCCGAGGCGGATATCGAGGCCGGCTTCCGCGCCGTCGACACGGCGCTCTATGGCTCCTATGCGGGCCGGCCGCGCACCCCCTTCTTCCGCTTTCCGGGCTTCGGCGACTCCGCCGCCCTCAACCAGGGCCTTGCCGCCCGCGACATCGGCATTTTCGGCGCCGACCTCTGGGCCAGCGACTGGAACGAGATGGCGCCCGACCAGCAGCTCGGCCTGGTCATGCGCCGCCTCGCCCAGAGCCGCGGCGGCATCCTGCTCTTCCATGACACCCGTCCGCAGACCGCGGCCATGCTGCCGGCCTGCCTGAGGGCCATGAAGGCCGCTGGCTACCGGATCGTCCACATCGTGCCCGCCTGATGCGAAAAGCCCCGGCGCGGTGGCCGGGGCTTCGCTGATGTCGAAGGGTTCAGGCGGCTCAGCCCTTGCGCTCGATGTTCCACATGACGGGGAAGCCGAAGTCGATCACCCCGGCAAGCTCGCTGCGCCACACGGCCGGGCTCTGGAACTGGCCGGCAATGGGGAAGGTCGCATTTTCCAGCGCGAACTTCTGCAGCTGCTCGGCCAGCGCCCGGCGCTTGGCCGGATCGCTCTCGGCCTCGAACTGCTCGATCACCGGCTTCATCGGATCGACGCAATAGCCCCAGGGCTGGTTGCCGGTGCAGTTGAAGCCAACGCCGAGATTGGACAGCGGGTCGGACATGTCGAAGCCGGTATAGACCACCGGGATGACGCTCCAGCCGCCCTGGTCCAGCGGGTTCTTCTGCACCCAGCGCTGGGCGATGGCCGACCATTCCAGCCCCTGGACGTCGAGGTTGAAGCCGGCCTGCTTCATCCGGTCGATGAGCACGCTGCCGAAGGGGTTCAGCAGCGGGCTGTCGAGCGGATGCAGGAGGACGATCTTCTCGTTCTTGTAGCCGCCCTCGGCGAGCAGCGCCTTGGCCTTGGCGATGCTGGTCTGGGCGATCTCGGCGCTGCCCCCGGTGTTCTCGTAAGGGGCGCCGCACATGAACATGGAGGTGCAGTCCGGCTTGCCGAGTTCGCCGCCGAAGCCGGCGCCGGCCAGCACCTCGCCGCGATCAAGGCACTGCTGGATGGCCCGGCGGACGAAGACATTGTCCATCGGCGCCTGGAAGTGGTTGATCGACACCGCATACATGAGGTTCGCGCGGCCGGTCGCCTGGGCGAAGGTGAGGTTGCGGTCCCGGCGCATCCGCGGGATCAGGTCCACCGGCGCATATTCGAGATAGTCCACCTCGCCGCGGGTGAGTGCCGCATAGCGCAGCGCAATGTCCGGCATGGTCAGCATCTCGACACGGGCGATCTTCGCCACCTTGCCGCCGGCGAGGCCATCGGCCGGCTCGTTGCGCGGCACATACTGGTCGAACTTGCGGAAGGTGGCGCGGTCACCCGGCACCCATTCGCTGCGCTGGAAGACGTAGGGGCCGGAGCCGACGATCTCGGAGACCTGCTGGGTCGGCGGCGTCGCATTGGCGATGCGGGCCGGCATGATCATCGGCACGTGGACCGAGGGCTTGCCGAGCGCGTCGAGCACGCCGCCGAAGGGCCGCTTCAGCTTCAGGGTGAAGCCATCCTCGCCATTGGCGACGAGCTCGCCGGTGGCCGCCATCAGACGGCGGCCGATGGAGTCGCGGTTGCCCCAGCGCTTCAGCGAGGCGATGACGTCCTCGGAGGTGACCTTGGCGCCGTCGTGGAAGCGCAGGCCCGCACGCAGCTTGAAGGTCCAGGTGAGCCGGTCGGCGCTGATCTCCCAGCCCTCCAGCATCTGCGGCTTGTACTCACCCTTCCCATCGAGCGAGACGAGCGTGTCGAAGACCATGTAGCCGAAATTGCGCGTCACGAAGGACGGGCTGGCGATCGGGTCGAGGTTCTGCAGGCCGACATTGACGACGAAGCGCAGCGGCCTCTCGGCGCCCTGGCCGAAGCCGATGCGGGGGGCGGCGATGAGCGCGGCGGCAGCGGCAAGGCCCTGGCGGCGGGTGATGCGCATGGGAGGCTCCTCGGCGGTCGGCGGCGGATGACGGTGCCGGCGCGGGCCGACAGTCCTGCCCCGACAGGACGAGAGTAGGAAAAACCATTCCCTTGAGGCATGCGAAGTTGGAAAGACCGATGCGCGTTTGCGAACCGGCCGCATTGGCTGGCAATACGGTTAGCTCAACCGCTAGACGCGGCCGGCAGGACCGGAGTGTCGCGATGGTTGTGTGTCAGGCCGCCTGGCCGTTGAGGCTTTCCAGCGTCTCGGCGAGAACCCCGATGCGCTCCCGGCTGGTGCCGAGCAGCGCGGAGATCTCGGACGAGGAGGTGGCCGAGCGCGAGGCGAGCGTCTTCACCTCCTGCGCCACCACGGCGAAGCCCTTGCCCGCCTCCCCGGCCCGCGCCGCCTCGATGGTGGCGTTGAGCGCGAGGAGGTTCGTCTGCTTGGCGATGGCCTCGATGGCGACCGTGATCGCGCCGATCTGGTCGGCCGAGGCCAGAACTTCCGCCAGCGCCTGGTTGGTCTGCTCCATGGCGCGCCGGCGGTTGGTGATGTCGCTGGCGCACATCAGCACCCGCTCCGGGCGCCCCTCGATGTCGTTGAGCACCGAGAAGACCGCGTCGAGCCAGAGCATGTCGGGGCCGCGACCCGGCCAGCCCATGTCGCGCCGGACCGTCTCGCCCGCCAGCAGCCGCTGGCGGTCCCCCTCGGCGAGAAGGTTGCGCAACTCGACCGCGGCTCCCGTGGTGACGCCGCGTCCCTCCAGGAAACGGTTGGCGAGCGTCAGTCGCCCGTCCGCCACGGACCATTCGGCGATGGCATTGGTGGTGCTGATGGAGTCGATCTGGGCGGTCTTGGCCAGCGCGGCCTGCTTGGTGGCCGTGATGTCGGCCTGGATGGAGACGTAGCGCTCGAGAACGCCCGAGGCCGAGAAGACCGGGTTGATGGCAAGCGAGATCCAATAGGGACGCTTGTCCTTGTGATAGTTCAGGATCTCGCAATAGAACGGCTCTCGCCGGCCCAGGTGTTCGCCGATGGCGGCCCTGGTCGCCGGATCCGTGCCCGGTCCCTGCAAGAAGTCGCCGGGCTTCCGGCCCTTCACCTCCGCCGCCGTGAAACCGGTGGTGCGCACAAAACCGGGATTCACATATTCGATCCGGCCATTGGCGTCGGTGATGATGACGGAATTGGCGGTCTCGTTGGCCACCAGCGACAGGGTGGCGAAGGCCTCGCGGCGCTCGACCTCGGCGGTGATGTCGGAGGCGAACTTGACCACCTTCACCGGCTTGCCATCGGGGCCGAAGACCGGATTGTAGGTTGCCTGCAGCCAGATGCGCTGGCCATCGCGGCCACGCCGGCCGAACTCGCCGGACCGGAATTCTCCACGGCCCAGCGCCGCCCAGAACGCGGCGTACTCCGCACTTGCCGCCTCGTCCGGGTCGACGAACAGGCGGTGGTGGCGGCCGACGATGTCGTCGAGGCGATAGCCGACACAGGCGAGGAAATTGGCGTTGGCGTTGAGGATCGTGCCGTCGGGCGCGAACTCGATGACCGCCTGCGACCGGTCGATGGCCTTCAGCTTGCCGGCGGCATCGGCGCCCCGCATCTTGTCGGCGGTGATGTCGGAGGCGAACTTGACGATCTTCAGCGGCCGTCCGGCCGGGTCGAGGATCGGATTGTAGGTCGCCTGCAGCCAGATTTCACGACCGCCCTTGGCGACGCGCTGGAACTCGCCGGCGCGATATTCGCCGCGGCCGAGCGCCTGCCAGAAGGCGCGATAATCGGCGCCTTCGGCGATGGCGGGCGGCACGAACATGCGGTGGTGGCGGCCGATGAACTCCTCCGGCGCATAGCCAACGGTCGCCGCGAAATTGGCGTTGGCGGCGAGGATGGTGCCGTCGAGGGCGAATTCGATCACCGCCTGCGAGCGGTCGAGAGCGATGATCTTGCCGGTATCGTCGGCCCGGGCGAGCTTCTGGGCGGTAATATCGGAGGCGAACTTGACGACGCGCACCACCTTGCCGCGCCAGTTGCGGATGGGCGTGTAGGTCGCCTGGATCCAGACGTCGCGGCCGTCCTTGGCGATCCTGCGGAACTCCGCCTGCTGAAACGTGCCGGCGGCAAGGCTCGCCCAGAAGCTGCGATAGGCCTCGGTGCCGCGCTCGGCGGGATCCACGAAGATCTGATGGTGCTGACCACGGATGTCCGCGAGCCGATAGCCCATCACCGAGAGGAAATTGGCATTGGCGTCAAGGATCGTCCCGTCCGGACGGAAGACGATCACGGCCTGGGACTTGTCGATCGCCCCCAGCCAGGCGCGACGCGTGGAAAAGAACATACGGCACTCCCGCGACTGTCCGGCAGCGACTTTCCCAAGCGTCAGTTGTGGATTGGTAAAGTGGTCGGTTCAGAGGCCGAGGCAGAATGTCGCAAAAGCGGCTGCGTCAATGCAGCGCGCGGACCGCGAGATAGCCGGGGGCCAGCCAGACGAGCGCCCAGAGCAGCGAGGAGAACCAGTTGGCCACCTGGAACCGCACGGGGCCCATGGCCATGACGCCCGCCATCATCGGCACGATACCGCGCAGGGGGCCGATGAACTTCGCCGCGAAAAGGCCGAGCGCGCCCCAGGCGTGCACGAAGCGCTGGCCGCGCGCCACCAGGTCGGGATAGCGACCGAGGGGCCAGAGCTGCGTCGCCCGGTCCTTGAATACGTAGCCGACCGCATAGGACGCCCATTCGCCGAGCGCGGCACCGATCGTCGCCGCGGCCACCACCGCCCAGGGGTTGGCGTCGCCAAGGCCGACCAGCGCCCCGATGCCCATGAGGATCACCGAGGCCGGGATGAACAGCGACAGGAAGACGATCGACTCCGCGAAGGAGATGAGGCCCACCACCGGTACGATCAGGATGGCGTGCTGGCGGGTGAGAGCCTCGAGGTCGGCGATAAACGTCGAAAGGGCCAAGTCCGCGACTCCGGAGTAAAGGCTGCCGGGGCCGACAGCGGGCCGGGTCGAGCGGTTTGGGCACCCGCCTCGGCCGACCTCAGGTGAAAGCCTGACCGAAGCCCATGTCATCCGCAAGGCGAACGATCGTCGTCCACTGCGGTCTAGCGCCGCACCACCGTACCACGGCAGCCCCCGATAGGATCGAGCGCCCCATCGGGGGCAGGCTTGGGGCCGTCGCAGCGGATCAGGCGCTCGCCTTCACCGCTCCGACGACGCGCGCCCGCACCCGCAGGGCGTTGCCCGGCAGGTAGGCGATGGGCATGTCCTCGACATCGATGGTCTCGATCGTGGCGCGGTCGGCGCCGGCGGCCACCGCCCGGTCGGCGGCAATGACCTGCGCGGAGCGGATCGCCTCGTCGCGGGCGAGGTCGCGGAAAATCTGGTCGCATTCGCCGGAGACCTGGGCGATCGCCGCTCCCACCGCATTGGCGCAATCGCCGTGCTTCACCCGGATGACCTGCGACACGCCCTCGATCTGGTCCGGGATCAGGAAGGCCCCTCCCCCCACCGCGATGAGCGGCACGTCGCCAGCTTCCGTCTTCATCCGGTCGACGGATTCGGCGACCATCCGGGCGGCCTCGGCGAAGACGCGCGCGCAGGTCCCGGCGTCGAGATGGGCGACCCTGGCGCGGTCGCCGATGGGAAGGATGCCGGCCGCGATGGCAATGTCGCTCGTCGTGAGCTGCGCGCCGCCGAAGGCGATGGCGTCCTGCGGCAGGCGGTAGCCGACCGATACCGGGCCGATGCCGAGCGGGTCGAGCCTGACATGGCTGCCGCCGCCAAGGCCGAAGGAGAAGAGATCCGGCATGCGGAAGAGCGTGCGCACGCCGCCGACCTCGACCACCGAATTGGCCTCGCGCGGGAAGCCGGCGCGCAACTGGCCGATATCCGTGGTGGTGCCGCCGACATCGGCGACCATCGCGTCATCGATGCCCGAGAGATAGGCCGCCCCGCGCATGGAATTGGTCGCGCCCGAGGCGAAGGAATAGACCGGCAGCTTCATGGCGAGGTGCGCCTCGGCCACCGTGCCGTCGTTCTGGGTGATGAAGAGCGGCGCGGCGATGCCGCTCTCGCGGATCGCCTGCTCGAAGGCGGCGATCGTGTCGCGCGCAAGATCGGTCAGGGCGGCATTGAGGAGCCCGGCATTCTCGCGTTCGAGGAGGCCGATGCGGCCGAGGTCCGACGAGATGGTGATGACCGCTTGCGGGTGCTCGGCGGCGATGATGCCGGCCGCCTCCTTCTCATGCGAGGGGTCCAGCGGCGAGAAGACGGAGGAAATGGCCACCGCAATGATGCCCTTGGCGCGCATCTCGCGGGCCGCGGCAGCCACCGCCGCGCGGTCGAGCGGCATGAAGGGCCGACCGTCATATTCATGGCCGCCCTCGACCATCCAGACACCGCCACGCACCAGCTCGGCGAGGTCGGCCGGCCAGTCGCAGAAGGGCGGCAGCGAGGCGCCCGACGGCAGGCCGAGCCGCAGCGCGCCGACGCGCGACAGGTGGCGGCGCTGGACGACGGCGTTGATGAAATGGGTCGTGCCGATCATCACCGCGTCGATGCGCTTGCCGGCAAGGACGCCCGTCGCGGCAAGGCGCGACAGGGCCTCCAGGATGCCGCCGGTCACGTCGGCGCTGGTCGGCGCCTTGACGGCGCCCGCCACCGCGCCGTCCTCGATCAGGACGGCATCCGTATTGGTGCCGCCGACGTCGATGCCGATCCGTCTCATGCGAAAACACTCTTGAAGTCGATGTCGTAGTTGAAGGCGCGCGGGCCGACATGCTGGAGGCCCTTCGGCGTCAGGAAGACCTCCGCCGTCGGCAGGGCGATGACCGTGACGCGCTGGCCGTAGCGGATGGTCTCGGTGCCGATGGCCTCGCCCGTGACCGTGTCGAGCACGCAGATGAGGTCGGGCGACATGGCGAGCGGCTCGCCGTCCTGCCAGGCGACGATCCACTCGTTCTGGAAGGCGACCTCGAGTTGGCTGCCCTTCCAGCCATCGACGCCGTCGAACCGGGTGCGGCCGCGCAGGAAGCCTTCCGTGGCGCGGCGCTCCACGTCCATGACCTTGCCGCGATAGAGCACCTTGCCGGGTTCGACCGAAAGGATGGCCTCGATCGGGTCCTCGTGGCGGCGCTGCGCCTCGCGCACAGCGCTGCCGATGGCGATGGCCTTGGTGGTGGTGCGAGGGATGCACCACTGCTTCACCTCGGCGCCGGTGCGCGGCGCCTTGCAGGTCGATGCGATGGAGCCGTATTCGACGCAGATCTTGCGGCTGACCCGCTCCATCCACTTCCAGGTCGGCACGGTCTGGACGACGGCTTCGAGGCCGCGGCAGTCCACGGTCGAGAGCGGATAGGGCTTGAGGTCGCCGACGGCGACCGAGGTCATCTGCGCCTCCGGATAGGCGCGGCCCATCATGTCGGCGTCGATCACCGGGCGGCCGAGATGGGCGGCGGCCATGAGCGGCTGGATGGAGTTCCCGCCGCCGATCTCCAAGGCCATGATGCCGCGGAAGCGGATGCCGGTATGGTCCTCCATCAGGCTGACGGCGCGGGCGATGGTCCGGCTGTCGGTGAGCCGCTCCTGGCCAACCAGCGGCGCGCCCATGTTGGAGACCGCTGCGACCCAGTCGTCGTCGGCGAGGTCGCCGGGCTGCATGAGCTGCACGCGGAAGCCCTCGGCATAGAGCCGCCGCATGTTGAGCAGGCCCAGATAGGGGCTGCCGCCGCCTCCCGTGCCAAGGATCCAGGCGCCGACGGCGAGGGACTCGATGTCGTCGAGAGTGATGTCGCGAAGCTCTGTCATGGGATCAACGGCAGGGAACGGTGGGCCAGGACGGCGAAAAAGGGCTCATGCCAGCATCTCGTTCATGACGCGGGCGGTGGCGGTGATGCCGAGGAGGGTCGGAACGCCGAGGATGGGCTTCACGGCGGCCTTCAGCGCCTCGTCGTAGCTCATGCAGTCCATGGCCACGAGGTCGGGGGCCTGGGCCTTCAGCCGGCGGGCCGCCTCGGCAGCCTCGGCCGGTGTCGCGCTCGGGCGCAGCGCCTCGCCGACCACCTCGAGGCCCGGCCGGCGCCATTTGGCGGTGAGCTTCTCGACCTGCTCGGGCAGCGGCACCAGCAGGCCGAGCCGGCCCTGCGGCAGGAGGGCGGCGGACAGGCCGTTGAGCACGCGCGAGGGGAAGATGACGCCCTCGTCCCCGGCAAGGGGCGGAAAGTCGCCGGTGCAGGCGAAGACGATGGTGTCGCAGCCGTCCTCGCGCAGCAGCCGGAGCGTCTCCGGCGCGCGCTCGATCACATGGGCCTTGGAGATGCGGACATCCGTGCCGCCGCGCAGGCGCGTGTAGAGCGTGTCGGCCCCGCTGAGCGGTGGACGCGCCGCGATGGCCTCGTCCGGCAGTCCGTCGAGGCAGCCGCGCAGCACCACCTCGGCGCCCTGCGGCGCGTAACGGGCGAAGAGCGCGGCGATGTCATCGCGCGGGGCCTGGCCGATGGTGGCGATGCCGATGCGGCGCGCCATGGATGCTCTCCCTGCCCCGGTGGTCATGCGTCCAGCACCACGGCGTCCGCGGCGTCCCAGCCGAGCGACAGGCGCTCGCCAATGGTGCGCGGCGGGCGTCCCGCGGGATTGTTCTCCTTGGCCAGCAGGCTCCGGCCATCGTCCAGCGCGATGCGGTAGAGCGTCTGCCCGCCGAGGAAGCTCGCGGTCTCGATCTTTCCCGCGAGCGGCCCCTCCCCCAGGCGGATCCGCTCCGGCCGGAGAGCGAGGGCGCGGCCGTCGGGCTGGTCGATGAGATTGATGTCGCCGATGAAGTCGGCGACGAAGCGGGTCCGCGGGCGGTCATAGATGTCGCCGGGCGTGCCGACCTGCTCGATCCGCCCCTCGTTCATCACCGCGATCCGGTCGCTCATGGCGAGCGCCTCCTCCTGGTCGTGGGTGACGAAGACGAGGGTGACGCCGAGCTCCTTCTGCAGCTGCTTCAGCTCGACCTGCATCTGGTGGCGCAGCTTGCGGTCGAGGGCGCCGAGCGGCTCGTCGCAAAGCAGGACCGGC
The sequence above is a segment of the Phreatobacter oligotrophus genome. Coding sequences within it:
- the mgtE gene encoding magnesium transporter — its product is MVETQPPLARALEWRDRDWRDDDGELLPEVVDIVCGMLGEADAESLKTLVSDAHEADVGALLAQLDPDDRNRLVELLGADFDFTALTEVDETIRVEILEEMEPEQVAEGIAELETDDAVAILEDLDEEERSEILDKLPASDRFALRRAFDYPEGSAGRRMKDEFIAVPPFWTVGQVIDHLRESADLPDDFTEIFVVDPGYHLQGHVRLDRLLRTQRPVAVTDILEEETRTVTASEDQEDVAFMFERYNLLSAPVVDEGNRLVGVLTVDDIVDVIEEEADADIKQLGGVKADEEISDSVWTTAKGRFRWLFINLITAFLATTVLKSFEVQLAEMVALAVLAPIVASQGGNAATQTMTVAVRALATRELGPRNAWRIVRREVSVGFINGIAFAIITGTVASFWFTNANIGVVIGLALVCNLVAGSLGGVLIPLLLDRLRVDPAISSGPFVTTVTDVTGFLSFLTIATWWFKL
- a CDS encoding polysaccharide deacetylase family protein; protein product: MTLLRPSRRLILGSALATALPALARAACGPDVLGTARVLPVRTTGALRVGRKSYPATLPLAPGEVVLTFDDGPHPGTTEPILDTLARECVKATFFMIGRQAEAHPALARRVLAAGHTVGHHSNTHPMTLAQLPQAAAEADIEAGFRAVDTALYGSYAGRPRTPFFRFPGFGDSAALNQGLAARDIGIFGADLWASDWNEMAPDQQLGLVMRRLAQSRGGILLFHDTRPQTAAMLPACLRAMKAAGYRIVHIVPA
- a CDS encoding ABC transporter substrate-binding protein, with the protein product MRITRRQGLAAAAALIAAPRIGFGQGAERPLRFVVNVGLQNLDPIASPSFVTRNFGYMVFDTLVSLDGKGEYKPQMLEGWEISADRLTWTFKLRAGLRFHDGAKVTSEDVIASLKRWGNRDSIGRRLMAATGELVANGEDGFTLKLKRPFGGVLDALGKPSVHVPMIMPARIANATPPTQQVSEIVGSGPYVFQRSEWVPGDRATFRKFDQYVPRNEPADGLAGGKVAKIARVEMLTMPDIALRYAALTRGEVDYLEYAPVDLIPRMRRDRNLTFAQATGRANLMYAVSINHFQAPMDNVFVRRAIQQCLDRGEVLAGAGFGGELGKPDCTSMFMCGAPYENTGGSAEIAQTSIAKAKALLAEGGYKNEKIVLLHPLDSPLLNPFGSVLIDRMKQAGFNLDVQGLEWSAIAQRWVQKNPLDQGGWSVIPVVYTGFDMSDPLSNLGVGFNCTGNQPWGYCVDPMKPVIEQFEAESDPAKRRALAEQLQKFALENATFPIAGQFQSPAVWRSELAGVIDFGFPVMWNIERKG
- a CDS encoding PAS domain S-box protein translates to MFFSTRRAWLGAIDKSQAVIVFRPDGTILDANANFLSVMGYRLADIRGQHHQIFVDPAERGTEAYRSFWASLAAGTFQQAEFRRIAKDGRDVWIQATYTPIRNWRGKVVRVVKFASDITAQKLARADDTGKIIALDRSQAVIEFALDGTILAANANFAATVGYAPEEFIGRHHRMFVPPAIAEGADYRAFWQALGRGEYRAGEFQRVAKGGREIWLQATYNPILDPAGRPLKIVKFASDITADKMRGADAAGKLKAIDRSQAVIEFAPDGTILNANANFLACVGYRLDDIVGRHHRLFVDPDEAASAEYAAFWAALGRGEFRSGEFGRRGRDGQRIWLQATYNPVFGPDGKPVKVVKFASDITAEVERREAFATLSLVANETANSVIITDANGRIEYVNPGFVRTTGFTAAEVKGRKPGDFLQGPGTDPATRAAIGEHLGRREPFYCEILNYHKDKRPYWISLAINPVFSASGVLERYVSIQADITATKQAALAKTAQIDSISTTNAIAEWSVADGRLTLANRFLEGRGVTTGAAVELRNLLAEGDRQRLLAGETVRRDMGWPGRGPDMLWLDAVFSVLNDIEGRPERVLMCASDITNRRRAMEQTNQALAEVLASADQIGAITVAIEAIAKQTNLLALNATIEAARAGEAGKGFAVVAQEVKTLASRSATSSSEISALLGTSRERIGVLAETLESLNGQAA
- a CDS encoding DedA family protein, which codes for MALSTFIADLEALTRQHAILIVPVVGLISFAESIVFLSLFIPASVILMGIGALVGLGDANPWAVVAAATIGAALGEWASYAVGYVFKDRATQLWPLGRYPDLVARGQRFVHAWGALGLFAAKFIGPLRGIVPMMAGVMAMGPVRFQVANWFSSLLWALVWLAPGYLAVRALH
- a CDS encoding hydantoinase/oxoprolinase N-terminal domain-containing protein; translation: MRRIGIDVGGTNTDAVLIEDGAVAGAVKAPTSADVTGGILEALSRLAATGVLAGKRIDAVMIGTTHFINAVVQRRHLSRVGALRLGLPSGASLPPFCDWPADLAELVRGGVWMVEGGHEYDGRPFMPLDRAAVAAAAREMRAKGIIAVAISSVFSPLDPSHEKEAAGIIAAEHPQAVITISSDLGRIGLLERENAGLLNAALTDLARDTIAAFEQAIRESGIAAPLFITQNDGTVAEAHLAMKLPVYSFASGATNSMRGAAYLSGIDDAMVADVGGTTTDIGQLRAGFPREANSVVEVGGVRTLFRMPDLFSFGLGGGSHVRLDPLGIGPVSVGYRLPQDAIAFGGAQLTTSDIAIAAGILPIGDRARVAHLDAGTCARVFAEAARMVAESVDRMKTEAGDVPLIAVGGGAFLIPDQIEGVSQVIRVKHGDCANAVGAAIAQVSGECDQIFRDLARDEAIRSAQVIAADRAVAAGADRATIETIDVEDMPIAYLPGNALRVRARVVGAVKASA
- a CDS encoding DUF917 domain-containing protein encodes the protein MTELRDITLDDIESLAVGAWILGTGGGGSPYLGLLNMRRLYAEGFRVQLMQPGDLADDDWVAAVSNMGAPLVGQERLTDSRTIARAVSLMEDHTGIRFRGIMALEIGGGNSIQPLMAAAHLGRPVIDADMMGRAYPEAQMTSVAVGDLKPYPLSTVDCRGLEAVVQTVPTWKWMERVSRKICVEYGSIASTCKAPRTGAEVKQWCIPRTTTKAIAIGSAVREAQRRHEDPIEAILSVEPGKVLYRGKVMDVERRATEGFLRGRTRFDGVDGWKGSQLEVAFQNEWIVAWQDGEPLAMSPDLICVLDTVTGEAIGTETIRYGQRVTVIALPTAEVFLTPKGLQHVGPRAFNYDIDFKSVFA
- a CDS encoding AroM family protein is translated as MARRIGIATIGQAPRDDIAALFARYAPQGAEVVLRGCLDGLPDEAIAARPPLSGADTLYTRLRGGTDVRISKAHVIERAPETLRLLREDGCDTIVFACTGDFPPLAGDEGVIFPSRVLNGLSAALLPQGRLGLLVPLPEQVEKLTAKWRRPGLEVVGEALRPSATPAEAAEAARRLKAQAPDLVAMDCMSYDEALKAAVKPILGVPTLLGITATARVMNEMLA
- a CDS encoding ABC transporter ATP-binding protein; its protein translation is MIASASNPAAVRLEGLTKSYDGRHRAVDAIALDVKPGEFFSLLGPSGCGKTTTLRMIAGFETADEGRIVVGDTDVTDLAVHKRNMGMVFQSYALFPHRTVAENVAFGLRMRKVPRAEIEERVRAALAMVALTGFEDRRPGQLSGGQQQRVALARAIVIRPPVLLCDEPLGALDRKLRHQMQVELKQLQKELGVTLVFVTHDQEEALAMSDRIAVMNEGRIEQVGTPGDIYDRPRTRFVADFIGDINLIDQPDGRALALRPERIRLGEGPLAGKIETASFLGGQTLYRIALDDGRSLLAKENNPAGRPPRTIGERLSLGWDAADAVVLDA